The following proteins are encoded in a genomic region of Bacillus sp. FJAT-22090:
- the era gene encoding GTPase Era yields the protein MEQNNKGYKSGFISIIGRPNVGKSTFLNRVIGQKIAIMSDKPQTTRNKVQGVLTLDESQMIFIDTPGIHKPKHKLGDFMLKVAKNTLREVDVIMFMVNATEPIGKGDEFIIEMLENNETPVFLVINKIDQVHPDELISIIESYKDKYNFAEIIPISALQGNNVERLLETVQKYLPEGPQYYPADQVTDHPERFIISELIREKVLHLTREEIPHSIAVVIDKIKKEEDTEKDMIRVMATIIVERDSQKGIVIGKKGALLKEVGTRARHDIEMLLGTKVFLELWVKVQKDWRNKSTHLRDYGFREDEY from the coding sequence ATGGAGCAAAACAATAAAGGCTACAAATCAGGGTTTATCTCAATTATTGGAAGACCAAATGTAGGTAAATCAACATTTTTAAATAGAGTAATCGGCCAAAAGATCGCTATTATGAGTGATAAGCCTCAAACTACTCGAAACAAGGTACAGGGTGTATTGACGTTAGATGAAAGTCAGATGATTTTTATTGATACGCCAGGAATTCATAAGCCAAAACACAAACTTGGAGATTTTATGTTGAAAGTCGCCAAAAATACGCTACGTGAAGTAGATGTGATCATGTTTATGGTAAATGCAACGGAACCAATTGGAAAAGGCGATGAATTTATTATTGAAATGCTAGAAAATAATGAAACGCCGGTTTTTCTAGTTATCAATAAGATTGACCAAGTTCATCCAGACGAATTAATTTCAATTATTGAATCGTATAAAGATAAATACAACTTTGCAGAGATTATTCCAATCTCCGCCTTACAAGGAAATAATGTAGAAAGACTACTTGAAACGGTTCAAAAATATTTACCTGAAGGTCCTCAATATTATCCGGCGGACCAAGTGACGGATCATCCAGAACGGTTTATTATTTCAGAATTAATTCGAGAAAAGGTCCTGCATTTAACTAGGGAAGAGATTCCGCATTCTATTGCAGTAGTTATCGATAAAATAAAAAAAGAAGAAGATACCGAGAAAGACATGATTCGCGTAATGGCAACGATAATCGTGGAAAGAGATTCGCAAAAAGGGATTGTCATTGGGAAAAAAGGAGCCTTACTCAAAGAAGTTGGAACCAGAGCACGTCACGATATTGAAATGCTACTAGGTACAAAAGTATTCTTAGAACTATGGGTAAAGGTACAAAAAGATTGGCGTAATAAATCTACTCATTTAAGAGATTATGGCTTTAGAGAAGATGAGTATTGA
- a CDS encoding cytidine deaminase: MNKEMLMEASKAAREKAYVPYSKFPVGAALLTVDGEVIHGCNIENASFGLTNCAERTAVFKAVSEGKKKFAAIAVVADTEGPVSPCGACRQVLVEFCERDMPVYLTNLNGHVLETTVAELLPGAFTTEDMEYGAKQ, translated from the coding sequence ATGAATAAAGAAATGTTAATGGAAGCTTCTAAAGCTGCAAGAGAAAAAGCGTATGTACCATATTCGAAGTTTCCGGTTGGAGCAGCGCTTTTAACAGTAGATGGTGAAGTAATTCATGGCTGTAATATTGAAAATGCATCGTTCGGTCTAACAAACTGCGCAGAAAGAACAGCTGTATTCAAAGCTGTTTCTGAAGGAAAGAAAAAATTTGCCGCTATTGCAGTGGTAGCGGATACCGAAGGCCCTGTATCACCATGTGGTGCATGCAGACAAGTACTGGTGGAATTCTGTGAAAGAGATATGCCTGTATATTTAACAAATTTAAATGGACATGTGCTTGAAACAACGGTTGCAGAACTATTACCGGGTGCATTTACAACGGAGGACATGGAATATGGAGCAAAACAATAA
- the recO gene encoding DNA repair protein RecO, whose amino-acid sequence MLQKVEGIVLRSSSYGESDKIVTIFSRELGKRAALARGAKKPTSRLASVSQPFTYAYFLVQQGRGMGTLQQGEIIDSMRAIREDIFTTAYASFIMELVDKLIDDESPKPRLFDMLQQALQAISDEYDPEAISLFVEWKMLPIAGIYPVLHQCANCGATDGEFSFSFQQIGFLCHRCFSIDPYIIRLTPSQVKLIRTFYTVPIDQVGKLSLKKETKGFIKKIVRTIYSEQVGIRLKSQAFLDQMEKTPEFYTPKKDPSEEE is encoded by the coding sequence TTGCTCCAAAAAGTTGAAGGGATTGTCTTAAGATCTTCTTCTTATGGAGAGTCTGACAAAATCGTCACAATTTTTTCTCGAGAGCTTGGAAAAAGAGCAGCACTTGCTCGTGGAGCTAAAAAGCCTACTAGTCGTTTAGCGTCCGTTTCTCAACCCTTTACATATGCTTATTTTCTAGTACAGCAGGGTAGGGGAATGGGAACTCTTCAACAGGGAGAAATTATCGATTCGATGAGAGCCATAAGAGAAGACATTTTTACTACTGCTTATGCTAGCTTTATAATGGAATTAGTGGATAAATTAATCGATGATGAGTCACCAAAACCACGACTTTTTGACATGTTACAGCAGGCATTACAAGCCATTTCTGACGAGTATGATCCAGAAGCAATTAGTTTATTTGTGGAATGGAAGATGTTGCCGATAGCTGGTATATATCCCGTTTTACATCAATGTGCAAATTGTGGCGCAACGGATGGGGAATTTTCCTTTTCATTTCAACAAATAGGTTTTTTATGTCATCGTTGTTTTTCCATCGATCCTTATATTATCAGACTGACGCCCTCACAAGTGAAGCTAATCCGTACTTTTTATACAGTACCAATTGATCAAGTCGGGAAGCTTTCGCTTAAAAAAGAGACCAAGGGATTTATAAAAAAAATTGTACGCACTATATATAGTGAGCAGGTAGGCATCCGATTAAAGTCACAGGCCTTCTTGGACCAAATGGAAAAGACACCTGAATTTTATACACCAAAAAAAGATCCAAGTGAGGAAGAATAA
- the dnaG gene encoding DNA primase: MTNRIEEEIIEQVRNNNDIVDVVSEYVQLTKRGRNYFGLCPFHGEQTPSFSVTQEKQIFHCFGCGAGGNVITFVMDIENLSFQDAVSKLGSRIGLTIEESSSDSSEVKAPVSKEVTIMKKAHEFASDYFHHLLLHTVEGEDALNYLEERGFSKEIIEKYKIGWSLTSWDALTTLLERKGMDLQEIEKTGLIIRKENELKYFDRFRGRIMFPVFDEGGNVIAFSGRVLHKSENEAKYLNSPESPIFQKSQVLYNLDKARLDIRKQRNVIVFEGFLDVIAASKAGITNGVATMGTALTSQHILKLNRLTSNVTLCYDGDKAGMEAAKRAASALQAQNIQTEVAIIPDAMDPDDYIKNYGEEAFRTKIIEKPHSYLSFMMIVSKRDKNFNNENDTLQYIQEILEILSERNSSVERDLYIRQLSQETNVSEEAIYQHLRKLQGNKAKQSKDQHPVSLQVNPEMKKKKKTLSADERAERILLSHMLHNSQVLDIARSINGEQCFIRDVYEAAYVRLTGFYEDYPEGDFQRFLEVINDADIRNIVMEAALSERDPDHEKEEVMDCLRHIRKYRVEQQIEQKLHEAKEAEKMTDMVKALQLAQEAIQLKKSLAAFEK, from the coding sequence ATGACAAATCGTATAGAAGAAGAGATTATCGAACAAGTTAGGAATAACAATGATATTGTCGATGTAGTAAGCGAATATGTTCAGCTTACGAAAAGAGGGAGAAACTATTTTGGGTTATGTCCTTTTCATGGCGAACAAACACCATCTTTCTCTGTAACACAGGAAAAACAAATATTTCACTGTTTTGGATGTGGTGCAGGTGGTAATGTTATAACTTTTGTAATGGATATCGAAAATCTATCGTTCCAGGATGCAGTAAGTAAACTCGGAAGTCGAATTGGATTAACGATAGAAGAAAGTTCCTCTGATAGTTCAGAAGTAAAAGCCCCAGTCTCAAAAGAAGTAACAATTATGAAAAAAGCACATGAGTTTGCAAGTGATTATTTTCATCATTTATTACTTCATACCGTGGAAGGGGAAGATGCATTAAATTACCTAGAGGAAAGAGGGTTTTCAAAGGAAATCATTGAAAAGTACAAAATTGGCTGGTCCCTTACAAGTTGGGATGCTCTTACTACGCTTTTAGAACGTAAAGGTATGGATTTACAAGAAATTGAGAAAACTGGGCTCATTATCCGAAAAGAAAATGAACTAAAGTATTTTGATCGTTTTCGAGGGAGAATTATGTTTCCAGTGTTTGATGAAGGTGGTAATGTTATTGCTTTCTCTGGGAGAGTTCTTCATAAATCAGAAAATGAAGCAAAATATTTAAATAGTCCTGAGTCTCCCATATTTCAAAAAAGCCAAGTACTTTATAATTTAGATAAAGCCAGACTAGATATAAGAAAGCAGCGCAATGTTATTGTCTTTGAAGGATTTTTAGATGTTATAGCTGCATCAAAAGCGGGTATAACTAATGGTGTTGCAACAATGGGTACTGCTTTGACGTCACAACATATATTAAAGCTAAATAGATTAACATCCAATGTGACGCTTTGTTATGACGGCGACAAAGCTGGTATGGAGGCAGCTAAAAGAGCAGCATCTGCTTTACAAGCTCAAAATATTCAAACGGAAGTCGCAATAATTCCTGATGCTATGGATCCAGACGATTATATTAAAAACTATGGGGAAGAAGCATTCAGAACGAAAATTATAGAAAAACCGCATTCCTACTTATCTTTTATGATGATTGTCTCCAAAAGAGACAAGAACTTTAATAATGAAAATGATACTTTGCAGTATATTCAAGAAATTTTGGAAATACTGAGTGAAAGAAATTCTTCTGTAGAACGTGATTTATATATTCGACAGCTTTCGCAGGAAACGAACGTTTCTGAGGAAGCAATTTATCAACATCTTAGAAAACTACAAGGTAATAAAGCAAAGCAATCGAAAGATCAACATCCTGTATCTCTTCAAGTGAATCCAGAGATGAAGAAAAAGAAAAAAACTTTATCAGCGGATGAACGAGCGGAAAGAATTTTACTTTCCCATATGCTTCATAATTCACAAGTACTTGATATTGCTCGAAGTATAAATGGTGAGCAATGCTTCATTCGAGATGTGTATGAGGCTGCTTATGTAAGGTTAACAGGATTTTATGAAGATTATCCAGAAGGAGATTTTCAACGATTTTTAGAAGTAATAAATGATGCAGATATTAGAAATATAGTTATGGAAGCAGCGCTCTCAGAACGTGATCCAGATCATGAAAAAGAGGAAGTCATGGACTGTTTGCGCCATATTAGAAAATACCGGGTAGAGCAGCAAATAGAACAAAAGCTACACGAAGCAAAAGAAGCAGAGAAAATGACTGATATGGTCAAGGCTCTACAACTTGCTCAGGAAGCTATCCAGTTAAAAAAATCATTAGCGGCTTTTGAGAAATAA
- the ybeY gene encoding rRNA maturation RNase YbeY → MLELDLMDETNTLSEQTVELVEKVLQFAADQQAVKTGSEVSVTFVTNDAIQEINRTYRDKDVPTDVISFAMEEMGEGEIEIKNADIPTLLGDIIISVERASEQAASYGHTFERELCFLAVHGFLHILGYDHGTREEEQEMFGLQETILQAFGLKREGHGQS, encoded by the coding sequence ATGCTAGAACTCGATTTAATGGATGAGACAAATACATTATCAGAACAAACAGTCGAATTGGTTGAAAAGGTATTGCAATTTGCGGCTGATCAGCAGGCTGTAAAGACTGGAAGCGAAGTAAGTGTAACGTTTGTAACGAACGATGCTATTCAAGAAATTAATCGTACGTACAGAGATAAAGATGTACCTACCGACGTTATATCATTTGCGATGGAGGAAATGGGTGAAGGAGAGATAGAGATAAAAAATGCCGATATTCCTACTCTTTTAGGTGATATAATTATTTCAGTAGAACGTGCAAGTGAACAGGCTGCTTCCTACGGACATACATTTGAGAGAGAACTATGTTTTCTAGCGGTCCATGGTTTTTTACATATACTTGGATACGATCATGGTACAAGAGAGGAAGAACAAGAAATGTTTGGCTTACAGGAAACGATACTACAGGCTTTTGGATTGAAACGTGAAGGCCATGGACAGTCGTAA
- a CDS encoding pyruvate, water dikinase regulatory protein, whose product MKMLNLFIISDSIGETGELVAKAAVSQFRPGLQHTKLKRFTHIDSLDHIKEITELAKEQDAIILYTLVQKEMRDALIQYCNEYQLDSVDLIGPVIQLLEKNLNEKPFEEPGLVRKLDEDYFKKIEAIEFAVKYDDGRDPRGLLQADIVLIGVSRTSKTPLSQYLAHKRYKVANVPLVPEVEPPEELFLVDPNKCFGLVITPEKLNTIRKERLIAIGLNDDASYAKIERINEEIKHFEKIVKKIGCRVIDVTNRAVEETANEVINHTQQK is encoded by the coding sequence ATGAAAATGCTTAACCTATTTATTATCTCAGATTCTATTGGAGAAACTGGTGAATTAGTTGCGAAAGCTGCAGTTAGCCAATTTAGGCCTGGCCTTCAACATACAAAGTTGAAAAGATTTACTCATATTGATTCATTGGATCATATTAAAGAAATTACTGAACTTGCAAAAGAACAAGATGCGATAATTTTATATACGCTTGTTCAAAAAGAGATGCGTGATGCATTGATACAATATTGTAATGAGTATCAACTCGACTCAGTTGATTTAATTGGCCCTGTTATTCAATTACTGGAAAAAAACCTGAACGAAAAACCTTTTGAAGAGCCAGGGTTAGTTAGGAAACTAGATGAGGACTACTTTAAAAAAATTGAAGCTATTGAGTTTGCAGTGAAGTACGACGATGGAAGAGACCCGAGAGGCTTATTACAAGCAGATATAGTTTTGATAGGCGTTTCAAGAACTTCTAAAACACCTTTATCTCAATATCTAGCACATAAAAGATACAAAGTGGCAAATGTTCCGCTAGTTCCTGAAGTAGAGCCACCAGAAGAATTATTTTTAGTTGATCCAAATAAATGCTTTGGTTTGGTAATTACACCTGAGAAGTTAAATACCATTCGAAAAGAAAGATTAATCGCAATTGGTTTAAATGATGATGCTAGTTATGCTAAAATAGAACGTATAAATGAAGAAATAAAACATTTTGAGAAGATTGTTAAAAAAATAGGCTGCAGAGTGATTGATGTTACGAATAGAGCTGTAGAAGAAACAGCAAATGAAGTCATTAATCATACTCAACAAAAATAA
- a CDS encoding HD family phosphohydrolase has translation MNSILLKMKEWSNYKHLPLVIIFITAIIMFFLLIGNVKENTYDIKEFQLSPETIRAVKTIEDTVKTEEERDRVAAEIQPYYQFQEETADNQAAIISSIFDSVIEIKKEVIPEGEVENRTSQLEKLKKEIDKIVDNASMVQLNDEALTTLLGQSPAVLEKSSETISTLVKDMLDQPVRLENVSDKKKEIEDQVRVSLKYSNNYMNVLSSMARSSIVETEIENEEQTEIRIEQAKASVEPIRILQGQILVQKGEIIDREVYRQIKLLGMLTNKSSYKPIIGVALFVILTMWVLYVQTVNRKEKTKENSKSLLVVLFSLLISILMMKVLQFVAYNFDVVIAFIFPTAIVSMLVYLLVNERMAFISTIIIAAYAGFIFQEGYTNVFQMEVSLYILFGGIAGIFALQRMSNNSQILRSSLIVASVNLIFILFYLLMTKTTYGIGDLLFYFGAAILSGILSGALTIGILPFFESLFGILSTMKLIELSNPNHPLLKKILTETPGTYHHSVMVANLADAACEAIGANGLLARVSCYYHDIGKTKRPGFFIENQINGYNPHDNLPPEASRDIIIAHAIDGANILRKHKMPKEIIDVAEQHHGTSLLKFFYYKAKEQNDKVSEEDFRYSGPKPQTKENAIISVADSVEAAVRSMKEPNSDKIQALIQSIVKDKLQDGQFDECDLSLREIKKMEESFCTTLNGIFHSRIEYPK, from the coding sequence ATGAATTCAATTTTATTAAAAATGAAGGAATGGAGTAATTATAAGCATCTCCCATTAGTTATTATTTTTATTACGGCTATAATTATGTTTTTTTTATTGATTGGCAATGTGAAGGAAAATACATATGATATTAAAGAGTTTCAGTTATCTCCAGAAACTATTCGTGCAGTTAAAACGATAGAAGATACCGTTAAAACAGAAGAGGAACGTGATAGGGTAGCAGCAGAGATTCAACCATATTATCAATTTCAAGAAGAAACTGCAGACAACCAAGCTGCCATCATCAGTTCCATATTTGATAGTGTCATTGAAATCAAAAAAGAAGTGATTCCTGAGGGAGAAGTAGAAAATAGAACAAGCCAGCTAGAAAAATTGAAAAAGGAAATAGATAAAATTGTTGATAATGCAAGTATGGTGCAGTTAAATGATGAGGCATTAACAACTTTATTGGGCCAAAGTCCAGCAGTTCTTGAAAAATCAAGTGAAACCATTAGCACCCTTGTGAAGGATATGTTGGATCAACCAGTTCGATTAGAAAACGTTTCTGATAAGAAAAAAGAAATAGAAGATCAAGTAAGGGTCTCATTAAAATATTCAAATAACTATATGAATGTTTTGTCATCGATGGCTCGGTCAAGTATTGTAGAAACTGAGATTGAAAATGAAGAACAAACAGAAATTCGCATTGAGCAGGCAAAAGCTAGTGTTGAACCGATTAGAATTTTACAAGGTCAAATTCTTGTACAAAAAGGAGAAATAATAGATAGAGAAGTTTATAGGCAAATAAAATTACTAGGAATGTTAACAAACAAATCCTCATACAAACCAATTATTGGTGTGGCATTATTTGTCATTTTGACTATGTGGGTTTTGTATGTTCAAACTGTAAATAGAAAAGAAAAAACGAAAGAAAATTCAAAATCGTTATTAGTTGTTTTGTTTAGTTTACTTATTTCCATATTAATGATGAAAGTATTGCAGTTTGTTGCCTATAATTTTGATGTTGTCATTGCATTTATTTTTCCGACAGCAATTGTATCTATGTTAGTCTACCTACTTGTAAATGAACGAATGGCTTTTATATCTACTATCATAATAGCTGCATATGCTGGATTCATATTTCAAGAGGGGTATACAAATGTATTTCAAATGGAAGTATCCTTGTATATTTTATTTGGTGGAATAGCAGGCATTTTTGCGTTACAAAGAATGAGCAACAATTCACAAATCTTACGTTCAAGTCTAATCGTTGCCTCGGTTAACTTAATTTTTATTCTCTTTTACTTGCTCATGACTAAAACGACGTATGGGATAGGAGATTTACTCTTTTATTTCGGAGCTGCTATATTATCAGGTATACTATCTGGGGCATTAACAATAGGGATATTACCTTTTTTTGAATCCTTATTTGGTATTCTATCAACTATGAAGTTAATTGAACTATCTAATCCGAACCATCCACTACTAAAGAAAATTTTAACCGAAACACCTGGAACCTATCATCATAGTGTAATGGTTGCCAATTTAGCAGATGCGGCATGTGAAGCTATAGGGGCAAATGGTTTACTAGCAAGAGTAAGTTGTTATTATCATGATATTGGTAAGACAAAAAGACCAGGTTTTTTTATAGAAAATCAAATCAACGGCTATAATCCGCATGATAATTTACCCCCTGAGGCAAGTCGTGATATTATTATTGCACACGCTATAGATGGGGCAAATATTTTACGAAAGCATAAGATGCCGAAAGAAATTATTGATGTTGCAGAGCAACACCATGGGACAAGTCTTCTAAAATTCTTTTATTATAAAGCAAAAGAACAAAATGATAAGGTAAGCGAAGAAGATTTCAGGTATTCAGGCCCAAAACCACAAACAAAGGAAAATGCTATTATTTCCGTTGCAGATAGTGTAGAAGCGGCAGTCCGGTCTATGAAAGAGCCCAACTCAGATAAAATACAGGCATTAATACAATCTATTGTTAAAGATAAGTTACAAGATGGACAATTTGATGAATGTGATTTATCTTTGCGTGAGATTAAGAAAATGGAAGAAAGCTTTTGTACAACTTTGAATGGAATATTCCATTCACGAATAGAATATCCAAAATAA
- a CDS encoding glycine--tRNA ligase: MAFSMEEVVSLAKQRGFVFPGSEIYGGLANTWDYGPLGVELKNNIKKAWWKKFVQESPYNVGLDAAILMNPKTWVASGHIGNFNDPMIDCKKCKSRHRVDKIIEDALDKKGIEMVVDGLSFEKMGEIMKEHEIVCPTCGAFDYTEIRQFNLMFKTFQGVTESSTNEIYLRPETAQGIFVNYKNVQRSMRKKMPFGIAQVGKSFRNEITPGNFTFRTREFEQMELEFFCKPGEDMEWFEFWRNYCRDWLLNLGVAEDSIRLRDHSEDELSHYSNATTDIEYKFPFGWGELWGIADRTDFDLKQHMEHSGEDFNYIDPITNERYVPYCIEPSLGADRVTLAFLCEAFDEEQLEGDDTRTVLRFHPALAPIKAAVLPLSKKLSEGATSLFSELSKHFMVDYDESQSIGKRYRRQDEIGTPFCITYDFDSETDGQVTVRHRDSMEQTRMPIAEVQSYIEKQLQF, from the coding sequence ATGGCATTTTCAATGGAAGAAGTAGTAAGCTTAGCTAAGCAAAGAGGGTTTGTATTTCCCGGATCAGAAATTTACGGTGGACTTGCAAACACTTGGGATTACGGTCCACTCGGTGTTGAGCTTAAAAACAACATTAAAAAAGCTTGGTGGAAGAAATTTGTCCAAGAATCACCTTACAATGTAGGATTAGATGCAGCTATATTAATGAATCCAAAAACTTGGGTAGCTTCAGGTCATATTGGTAACTTTAATGACCCGATGATTGACTGTAAAAAATGTAAATCACGTCATCGCGTAGATAAAATTATTGAAGATGCACTTGATAAAAAAGGAATCGAAATGGTTGTAGACGGCCTATCTTTTGAAAAAATGGGAGAAATCATGAAGGAACACGAGATTGTTTGTCCAACATGTGGCGCTTTCGACTATACTGAAATCCGTCAATTCAACTTAATGTTCAAAACGTTCCAAGGTGTGACGGAATCATCTACAAATGAAATCTATTTACGTCCAGAAACAGCACAAGGTATTTTTGTAAATTACAAAAACGTGCAGCGTTCTATGCGTAAAAAAATGCCTTTCGGTATCGCACAAGTAGGTAAAAGTTTCCGTAACGAAATTACACCTGGTAACTTCACTTTCCGTACGAGAGAATTTGAACAAATGGAATTAGAATTCTTCTGTAAACCTGGTGAAGATATGGAATGGTTTGAGTTTTGGCGTAACTACTGCCGTGATTGGTTATTAAATTTAGGTGTGGCTGAAGACAGCATTCGTTTAAGAGACCACTCTGAAGACGAACTTTCTCACTACTCTAACGCGACTACTGATATCGAATATAAATTCCCATTTGGTTGGGGTGAGCTTTGGGGAATCGCTGATAGAACAGACTTCGATTTAAAACAGCATATGGAGCATTCTGGAGAAGATTTTAACTATATTGATCCAATCACGAATGAACGATATGTTCCATATTGTATCGAACCATCTTTAGGAGCAGACCGTGTAACACTTGCGTTCTTATGCGAAGCATTTGATGAGGAGCAATTAGAAGGTGATGATACTCGTACTGTTTTACGATTCCATCCTGCTTTAGCTCCAATTAAAGCAGCGGTTTTACCATTATCTAAAAAATTGTCTGAGGGAGCTACTTCCTTATTCTCAGAATTAAGTAAACACTTCATGGTAGATTATGATGAATCTCAATCAATCGGTAAACGTTACCGCCGCCAAGATGAAATCGGAACACCATTCTGTATCACATATGATTTCGATTCTGAAACAGATGGTCAAGTTACTGTTCGTCACCGCGACTCAATGGAACAAACAAGAATGCCTATTGCAGAAGTTCAATCATATATAGAAAAACAACTACAATTCTAA
- a CDS encoding diacylglycerol kinase family protein — MDSRKFIKSFIYASNGILHVLKSEQNFRFHLFAAIVVFIVSITTGLSKNEWIIIIMLICGMFMVELLNASIERVVDLASPAYHELAKQAKDLAAGACLVYAVCSAVVGLMIFVPKWWGILF; from the coding sequence ATGGACAGTCGTAAATTTATAAAATCATTTATATATGCTTCCAATGGAATTTTACATGTTTTAAAAAGTGAACAAAATTTTCGATTTCATTTATTTGCTGCAATCGTAGTATTTATAGTAAGTATAACAACTGGATTATCTAAAAATGAATGGATAATCATAATTATGTTAATTTGTGGCATGTTCATGGTAGAATTATTAAACGCTTCAATCGAACGAGTTGTCGATTTAGCATCACCAGCCTATCATGAACTTGCAAAACAAGCGAAAGACTTAGCTGCAGGTGCATGCCTAGTTTACGCTGTTTGTAGTGCAGTTGTCGGGTTGATGATATTTGTCCCTAAGTGGTGGGGAATACTATTCTAG
- a CDS encoding helix-turn-helix transcriptional regulator, with protein sequence MSPIELNKRQNEILDIVKGNGPITGEQIAERLHLTRSTLRPDLAILTMAGFLDARPRVGYFYSGKKTSQAISDNIAQMLVKDFQSIPVVVEESMTVYDAICHMFLEDVGSLFVVDKNSLLSGVLSRKDFLRTSIGNQDLNKIPVHMIMTRMPNITYCLKEDTIIDVAKKLMSRQIDSLPVIRERKDGLEVVGRITKTNITRAFLSLADDHDL encoded by the coding sequence GTGAGTCCAATCGAACTCAACAAACGGCAAAACGAGATTTTGGACATTGTAAAAGGAAACGGCCCCATTACAGGTGAACAAATTGCAGAAAGACTTCATTTAACTCGGTCTACATTAAGACCGGACCTTGCAATTTTAACGATGGCAGGCTTTCTAGATGCTCGTCCGCGAGTTGGTTATTTTTACTCAGGTAAGAAAACAAGTCAAGCTATATCCGATAATATTGCACAAATGCTTGTAAAGGATTTTCAATCCATACCAGTCGTAGTAGAAGAGAGCATGACGGTATATGATGCGATATGTCATATGTTTTTAGAAGATGTAGGTTCCCTATTCGTAGTAGATAAAAATTCACTTTTATCTGGGGTACTCTCTAGAAAAGATTTTCTACGAACGAGTATAGGAAATCAGGATTTAAATAAAATTCCGGTACATATGATTATGACAAGAATGCCAAATATTACGTACTGCTTAAAAGAAGACACGATTATAGATGTAGCAAAAAAATTGATGAGCAGACAAATTGATTCTTTACCTGTAATAAGAGAAAGAAAAGATGGTTTAGAGGTAGTTGGAAGAATTACGAAGACGAATATCACGCGTGCTTTCCTATCATTAGCCGATGACCATGATCTGTGA